From the Corynebacterium sp. P3-F1 genome, the window CCAGATGCAAATGCCGCGGCGCAATCCCCCCAACCGTCACGTCGCCGCGCGTCATCGCCGCCGCGTACGCCCACGTACCAGCAACAATCCGGTCACCGACCACCGTGTGCTCCGTGGGGTGCAGCTTATCGACGCCATCGATCGTCACCGTCGACGTACCCGCTCCCTGAATCTGCGCTCCCATCGAATTCAGCATGTCGCACAGATCAACAATCTCCGGCTCACGCGCCGCGTTGTCCAGCACCGTGCGCCCCTCCGCCAACACCGCCGCCGTGAGAATATTCTCCGTTGCACCGACCGACGGAAAGTCCAAATCGACCTTCGCGCCCGTCAACCTCTCAGCCCGGGCAACCACCGCGCCGTGCTCAATGTGAGTCCGGGCACCGAGCTTCTCCAACCCCGACTGGTGCATATCTAACGGCCGTGAACCGATAGCGTCGCCCCCCGGCAACGCTACAACCGCCTCACCGCAACGGGCAGTCAAAGGCCCCAGCACAGCTACCGACGCACGGAACTGCCGCACCGCATCGAAATCCGCCCGCGACGACACAGACGCCGGAGTGTGAATACGCACCACCGTACCCTCAATGTCCACCTCGCAGCCCAAGCCCTCCAGGACTTTCTGCATCAGAGGAACATCCAGAATCTCAGGGCAGTTGTTCAACGTCGTCGTGCCCTCCGCCAGCAACGCTGCCGCCATCAGCTTGAGCACGCTGTTTTTCGCACCCGCAACCCGGACCGAGCCCTGAAGACGCGTACCACCTTGAACCACAAAACGCTCTCTCACGCCCACCAGGGTAATGAAAATTCGCCAGCGGATGCGACGCCTCGCGCGATCCCGGCCACGTCTGCGTGAGCTCTCGCCGCGCGGCGATGAGCCCTTGCGCGCTCCTTCCAGCATGGCGTGCCTTGCCTCGCGAGCGCACCCCGCACGACCACCATGCGCGCCTAGCGCGCTCAGCTCCCGTTCGCCACAGCCGTTACGGCAAAGCACCGATCCGGCGGGCCGCGTTCACGGCCTCGTACCGGGTGTGCGCCCCCAGCTTGCGCATCACGCTGCGCAGATACGATTTAACCGTCTCGGCGCCAATGCCCATCTCCTCTGCGGCCTCGACGTTCGTGTGGCCAAGCGCAACACACGACAACACGTCGATCTCACGCGCCGACAGCTTCGTCGACTGCTTGACGCGCACGGGCGACACCATCTGGTCGCACAGCTGCTCCAGCTCTTTGCGCAGATCCTCGTCTTCCACCCGATTCGCGAGCATGCGCAGCTTCGAGTGCGTCGCGCGGATCTGCTCCCACTCCGCGCCGTTCATCACGCGCCCCGCCTTGGCGGTGCCCTTACCGCCTTCGACCCGCCGCAACGCCGAATTCACTGCCAAGTCCTGCTCCAGTGTGCGAGCAGTCATGGTGACCTCCTCGATGACCTTGTCCCCCAGGCGAACCGGCGAATGGACGCCCACGTAGAGCACCCCTCGAATCTCACGCTGCACGATCACGGGAACTGCCACCACCGAGTGCAGACCTTCGTCCTGGATCACCGTGTCATACTCGTGCGAAATGACGTTCGCCCGCGTGTAGTCCGACACACCGACAGCACGCCGAGTTCCCACCACACGTCCACCGACACCGTGGTTCGGCTCGATCACGAGGTTCTGAAGAGCAGGCGTGCGCAATCCGATCCATTGAGTGATTTGGAGCCGGTTATCCGCCAGCAATGTGCCGTACATCGCCACTGGGATTCCCGTCGCGGTCTTCAGCGACGTGAGCGAAGCGCGGATAGCGTCGTCATCGTCTTTGACCCGTTGCGAATCCATACAAAGCTCCTTACAGGATGCCCCCGTTAGAGTGTCCCCACGGCGGCCGAAATCTGTCTCTGCGGTACAGGTAGGACCATACTAACGCGCCTGCGGGGGTAGCAAAACCATTGACCAGGCCACAGAACTATCATCGCGGGCGCCCGAACCGCCCCGAACCCCCAGAGTCAACTACCCCCGATGGCGAGAACTCAGGCAATCGCACGTAAACACCCCAAACCATGCGGTACACCATTGTTGGACAACTCGGTCTAGATTTGCGGCGTTGATCGTGTACCATTGGGTCCGTACGCGGAAAAGCACGAGCTTTCCGCCGAACACAACCGCACCACAGCCGAGGCCACGGCCAGAGCTGAACCGCGGCAAACGAACTTCAAGGAGAGACAATGGGAAACGTTTACAGCAACATTCTCGACACTATCGGCGGCACCCCGCTCGTCGAGCTGAAGGGCATCACCGAGGGCACCGACGCAGCTAACGCACGCGTCCTGGGCAAGCTCGAGTACTTCAATCCGGCTAACTCCGTCAAGGACCGCATCGGCCGCGCAATTATCGACGCAGCCGAGGCCTCCGGCGAACTCAAGCCCGGCGGCACCATCGTCGAGGCGACCTCCGGCAACACCGGCATCGCGCTCGCACTGGTTGGTGCAGCTCGAGGATACAAAGTCATCCTGACCATGCCGGAGACCATGTCCGTCGAGCGCCGCGTCATCCTCCGCGCATACGGCGCACAGATCGAGCTCACCCCCGGTGCCGCCGGCATGAAGGGCGCCGTCGAAAAGGCGAATGAGATCGTCGAGCAGAACGAGAACGCCATCCTGGCCCGCCAGTTCGAGAACGAGGCCAACCCGAAGGTCCACTACGAGACCACCGGCCCTGAGCTGTGGAACGACACCGACGGCAAGATCGACATCCTCGTCGCCGGCGTCGGCACAGGCGGCACCATCTCCGGTGCCGGGAAGTACCTGAAGGAGCAGAACCCGGACATCAAGCTCATCGCTGTCGAGCCGGCTGCCTCCCCGCTGCTTTCCGAGGGCCAGGCAGGCCCGCACAAGATCCAGGGCCTCGGCGCCAACTTCGTCCCGGGCACCCTGAACCGCGAGATCGTCGACGAGGTCATCACCGTCTCCAACGAGGACGCAGTGGCCACCTCCCGCGAACTTGCACGCAAGGACGCTGTCCTGGGCGGCATCT encodes:
- the cysK gene encoding cysteine synthase A; its protein translation is MGNVYSNILDTIGGTPLVELKGITEGTDAANARVLGKLEYFNPANSVKDRIGRAIIDAAEASGELKPGGTIVEATSGNTGIALALVGAARGYKVILTMPETMSVERRVILRAYGAQIELTPGAAGMKGAVEKANEIVEQNENAILARQFENEANPKVHYETTGPELWNDTDGKIDILVAGVGTGGTISGAGKYLKEQNPDIKLIAVEPAASPLLSEGQAGPHKIQGLGANFVPGTLNREIVDEVITVSNEDAVATSRELARKDAVLGGISTGANVKAALEVASRPENAGKTIATIVCDFGERYISTILYEDIRD
- the murA gene encoding UDP-N-acetylglucosamine 1-carboxyvinyltransferase, whose translation is MRERFVVQGGTRLQGSVRVAGAKNSVLKLMAAALLAEGTTTLNNCPEILDVPLMQKVLEGLGCEVDIEGTVVRIHTPASVSSRADFDAVRQFRASVAVLGPLTARCGEAVVALPGGDAIGSRPLDMHQSGLEKLGARTHIEHGAVVARAERLTGAKVDLDFPSVGATENILTAAVLAEGRTVLDNAAREPEIVDLCDMLNSMGAQIQGAGTSTVTIDGVDKLHPTEHTVVGDRIVAGTWAYAAAMTRGDVTVGGIAPRHLHLALAKLKNAGANVETFEQGFRVRMDGRPQAVDYQTLPFPGFPTDLQPMAIGLAAIAEGTSVITENVFESRFRFVDEMLRLGADATVDGHHVMLRGVDQLSSTDVWSSDIRAGAGLVLAGLVADGETVVHDVEHIDRGYPHFVEQLNALGAHVERVR
- the ramA gene encoding acetate metabolism transcriptional regulator RamA; translation: MDSQRVKDDDDAIRASLTSLKTATGIPVAMYGTLLADNRLQITQWIGLRTPALQNLVIEPNHGVGGRVVGTRRAVGVSDYTRANVISHEYDTVIQDEGLHSVVAVPVIVQREIRGVLYVGVHSPVRLGDKVIEEVTMTARTLEQDLAVNSALRRVEGGKGTAKAGRVMNGAEWEQIRATHSKLRMLANRVEDEDLRKELEQLCDQMVSPVRVKQSTKLSAREIDVLSCVALGHTNVEAAEEMGIGAETVKSYLRSVMRKLGAHTRYEAVNAARRIGALP